From the genome of Desulfovibrio sp. JY:
TGTGCTCGACGCCGCCTCCGCCGAGGCCGCCACGACGATGAAAGCGGCCAGGGGCGACATCGCCGTGCAGACCGAAGCGGCGCAAAAGACGCTTTCGACCAAGATCTCGGGTCTTGCTTCCAAGGCAGTTGCCAAGGTGCTCGCGGCCTAGGTTCGGGGGTTCCCGTGGATTTCTCAAGGAAAGGGAGGGTTCAATTGAAAAAGCTCCACCTCATCGCCGCCGTTGTCCTGGTGCTCGGCGTGGCCGCTGTGGCCTACGCCTCCGGGGAGGCCGCAAACGGCGCGGAAGCGGCGCATCACGGGCTTAACTGGAAGGATTTCCTGTTTCGGGTGGTCAACTTCGTGCTGGTCTTCGGCGTGATCGCCAAGCTGGCCGGCAAGAAGATCGTGGGTTTCTTCCGCGGCCGCACGCAGCAGATCGAAAACCAGCTGTCCGACCTTGATGCGCGCAAGGCCGACGCCGCCAAGCGTCTGGCCGACATCGAGGCCTCGATCAGCAACCTGGCCGAAGAGAAGGCCGCCATCGAGCAGGAATATCGCCGTCAGGGCGAGGCCCTGCGCGACTCCATCATCGCCGCCGCCGAAGTCAAGGCCGCCCAGATCAAGGCCCAGGCCGCATCCGCCGCCGAGGCCGAGGCCAAGGTCGCCGTGCAGCAGATTCGCGCCGAGCTGGCCGAGTCCGTGGTTTCCGCCGCGTCCGCGATGCTGGAGAAGAAGCTCTCGGCCAAGGACCAGGAAAAGCTTGTGGATGAATACTTAACAAAGGTGGTGTTCAATTGACCGGCAACATCGTCGCGCGCCGTTACGCCAAGGCGCTCTTCGCGCTGGCCAAGAAAGCCGGCAAGAAAGCCCCGGCGGAGTACGGCAAGGACCTGGAAGCCTTCGCCGCCGTCCTTGAGGCGTCCCCGGACCTGCTTAAGGTCTTCGCCAATCCCGTCATCGCCGCCGAGGACAAGAAGGCGGTGTTGGCCGGGGTGTTGGGCAAGCTTGGCCTTAAGCCCAGTGTCGTCAACTTCCTTTCGCTCCTGGCCGACAAGGAGCGCCTGCCCTTCGTGCTGGAGGTGGCCGCCTACTACCGGTCGCTTCTGGACGAGGCCGAGGGCGTGCTGCGCGGTCAGCTCGTCACCGCGTACGCCCTGGCCGACACCCGGCAGGACCAGATCAAGACCAAACTCGAAAAGCAATCCGGCAAAAAGCTGGTGCTGTCCTTTGCCGTCGATCCCGCCATCCTCGGCGGCGTGCTCCTCAAGGTCGGCGACAAGGTGTTGGACGCGAGCCTTCGCGCCCAACTTGAAATATTGAAAGAACAAATCAAGAGGGGTGAGTAGGGCCATGCAAATTAAAGCGGAAGAGATCAGCCAGATCATCGAACAGCAGATCCAAAACTACGAGTCTCGCGTGGAAATGAGCGAGACCGGCACGGTGCTGTCCGTCGGCGACCAGATCGCCCGCGTCTATGGCGTGCAAAACGCCATGGCCATGGAGCTCCTGGAGTTCCCGGGCGGCGTCATGGGTCTGGTGCTCAACCTGGAAGAGGACAACGTCGGTGTGGCCCTTCTCGGTGAGGACACCCACATCAAGGAAGGCGACCCGGTCAAGCGCACGGGCAAGATCTTCTCGGTGCCCGTCGGCGAGGCCGTCACCGGCCGCGTCATCGACCCCCTGGGCAACCCCATCGACGGTCTCGGACCCATCGATGCCAAGGAATCCCGCGAGGTCGAAATCAAGGCTCCCGGCATCATCGCCCGGAAGTCGGTCCACCAGCCCATGTATACGGGCCTCAAGGCCATCGACGCCATGACGCCCATCGGCCGCGGGCAGCGCGAGCTGATCATCGGCGACCGTCAGACCGGCAAGACCGCCGTCTGCCTCGACG
Proteins encoded in this window:
- a CDS encoding F0F1 ATP synthase subunit delta, which translates into the protein MTGNIVARRYAKALFALAKKAGKKAPAEYGKDLEAFAAVLEASPDLLKVFANPVIAAEDKKAVLAGVLGKLGLKPSVVNFLSLLADKERLPFVLEVAAYYRSLLDEAEGVLRGQLVTAYALADTRQDQIKTKLEKQSGKKLVLSFAVDPAILGGVLLKVGDKVLDASLRAQLEILKEQIKRGE
- a CDS encoding F0F1 ATP synthase subunit B, producing MKKLHLIAAVVLVLGVAAVAYASGEAANGAEAAHHGLNWKDFLFRVVNFVLVFGVIAKLAGKKIVGFFRGRTQQIENQLSDLDARKADAAKRLADIEASISNLAEEKAAIEQEYRRQGEALRDSIIAAAEVKAAQIKAQAASAAEAEAKVAVQQIRAELAESVVSAASAMLEKKLSAKDQEKLVDEYLTKVVFN